The following proteins come from a genomic window of Bactrocera dorsalis isolate Fly_Bdor chromosome 6, ASM2337382v1, whole genome shotgun sequence:
- the LOC125779345 gene encoding craniofacial development protein 2-like has translation MRDHPFDDDHGKRNKDYDLRACTWNVRSLNWEGAAAQLVDVLVKIKADITAVQEMRWTGQGQRRVGPCDIYYSGHIKEHKFGVGFVVGERLRRRVLSFTPVNERLATIRIKARFFNISLICAHAPTEEKDDVTKVAFYECLERTYERCPLHDVKIALGDFNARVGKEGIFGTTVGKFSLHEETSPNGLRLIDFTGARNMVICSTRFQHKKIHQATWLSPDRKTTNQIDHVVIDGRHVSSVLDVRALRGPNIDSDHYIVAAKIRTSLCAATNARQQTQGRFDVEKLQSQQTAERFSTRLALLLSESTRQQLGIRELLDGISNSLRTAATETIGLRKVQKNSWYDEECRVAAERKQAAYLATLRSTTTRAGWDRYRELQTEEERGRNA, from the coding sequence atgagagaccacccttttgatgacgaccatggcaaacgaaataaggactatgatttgagggcatgcacctggaatgtccggtcccttaattgggaaggtgccgctgcccagctggtagatgtcctcgtaaagataaaagctgacatcaccgccgtccaagaaatgcgatggacgggacaaggacagagacgagtaggtccttgtgacatttactacagtggccatataaaggagcacaagtttggtgtgggattcgtggtgggagagagactccgtcgccgagtactatcattcactccggtgaatgaacgtctagccacaatccgcatcaaagcgaggttcttcaacatatcgctgatttgcgcccacgccccgacggaagagaaggacgatgtgaccaaagttgctttttatgagtgcttggagcgcacttatgagagatgccccctccacgatgttaaaatcgcgcttggcgactttaacgccagggtgggcaaagaaggtatctttggcactacggtcggtaaattcagcctccacgaggaaacatccccaaatgggttgaggctgatcgacttcaccggggcccgaaatatggttatctgtagtactagattccagcataagaagatacatcaagctacctggctgtctccagatcgaaaaaccaccaaccagatcgatcatgttgtgatagacggaagacacgtctccagtgttttagatgtgcgtgcgctccgaggtcctaacatcgactcggaccactatattgttgcagccaaaattcgcaccagcctctgtgcagcaacaaacgcacgccaacaaacacaaggaaggttcgacgtcgagaagctgcaatcacaacagacagccgaaagattttctactcggcttgcactcctactctctgagagcactcgtcaacaactcggtataagggaactgttggacggcatttcaaactccttgcgtacagctgcaaccgaaaccattggtcttcggaaagtgcaaaagaacagctggtacgacgaggagtgccgtgtcgcagcggagagaaaacaggctgcctacctcgcaacgttacgatcgaccacaacacgtgcgggatgggatagataccgagagttgcagacagaagaagaaagaggccgaaatgcgtga